The region AAAGGTCATGCTAATCTCTGAGAAAAACGGCAGAAAATATCTTGCTAAGATTCCAAAAAGAGCCCATAGGATGATTGAGTTGTTTCCGGAGGCATTACCTATGGGTTAAAAATGCGGAGTTTCGGTAACAAACTAAGCGATAAGAATATATGGGTCTATTATCAACTCACTGGTAAAGGAAAACCCTGGATTGGGCTATAGAAGTGTAGCAGAGTTATGTAAAGACGGTCTCAGGGAAAAAATGATAGAGATAAGAAAGATGAAGAAATTTTAGGACAGGTATATTATTCCACAATCAGATTATCGCTCAGCCTGTCTGTATCAGCGAGCATGAATTCCTTGCTCATATGTAGGCAATTGACGGGACAAACATCATTGCACTGGCTGCAGAATATGCACCTGCTGACGTATATCTTTATTTGTCTTTTTACAGAATGAAAAACTTCCCTTATCAAATAGATACTAACGTCCAACATCCTTCTATCGGCTTGGCGGTATTATTCAAGTAATATTACTAATAAAGAGTCTGACAATACCTTGGCTTCCCCCAGAGATAAAATCTTCTTTTCCATCATTATTAAAATCCGCCGAGCTCAACACGCCACTCACCAACACATCAATGCCTCCAGTATTTCGCGGTAATTCCCCAAGATATTTGGATTTATAGGTGGTATTACCATTAATAAAAAGATAAAAACAACCGATATTCCCTGTAACAAAATCCATATCACCATCACCATCATAATCAATTGGTGCTAGACTTGCAGTTCCAGTAGAAAGGTTTCCGACGATCTCTCCATATCCGCTTGCAAAACAACCTGACGATACATTATTCCGCTTTAAATAGTAATGACCATAACCTGGTGTTTCTTCATTTTCAGCATCAACGATAAAATCAATATCACCATCGTTATCGAAATCTGCAGAGGCAAGACCCCAGCTTCCTCTTCCAAAGTCGTGTATTACTCCCTGAGCTGTAAAATTTCCTCTCCCATCGTTCAAATAAAACTCGACTTTACCGCTGTTATCACCTACTAAGAGATCAATGTCACCATCCATATCATAGTCGGCCGAGCTGAGCTGCGGGTTAATTCTTGCTTCATCATCACCAATAATTCCTGTACCCCGCCGAGCGATAATTTTTTCCTTTGTAAAACAATTGTTTCCATCGTTGAATAATAATTTAATTGTACCGTTCATATTATAGCATATGCCATCGTGCCATTCATGTTCATTGTGCGTAAACATTAGATCAACATCACCATCGTTATCATAATCACCGGAATCCAAATCGTCTATCTCTGAATAACTAAAAACATAAACATCCTTCTTGGTAAAACTTAGATTACCATCGTTTAAAAAAATGGAGATTCTCTGTCCTTTTCCTTTAACTGCATATGAGACAGCAAAATCCATATTGCCATCATTGTTGAAATCCGCAGAAGTTACACCAAGTGCCCTATGAGTATTATCAAATCCGGCAACTCTATAACCATCAAAGAAAGAGATATTCATATTGTTTATTGGTTCAACCTTAATAGTCAAGATGCTTCCATCGGTCGAATCCTTGCTACACAACATGACGTGTGAGATATAAAAAATCCCCAATAGACAAAATATTCCTACAACCAAACTAACTTTCAACAAATGCTCTTTTTTCATATGAATCAAATTTCCACATTATTGTTTAATCTGGTTGCGTTTAAGATAGGCGTATCCCCGCAACTCCTTCATGTTGGCAGCCACAACAATAAAATCGATATCACCATCGCTATCAAAATCAGCAGAATCAAGACCCCAGCTCGCTCTCCCAAAGTCGTGTATAATGCCCCGTATAAATCTTCCAGAGCTGGTGAAATTTCCCGTTCCGTCATTTTCAAAAATCTCAACTTTGCCGCTGTTATCCCCCCATAGAAAGTCAATGTCACCGTCCATATCATAATCGGCAGAGGTAAGCTGTGGATTAATCCTATCGAAGCCAATTCTCGTTAGAAATTCCTTCCAGAGGAGAACGTACCGCCCACCTATAAGAATGGGACAACCACGTATTGCAATCGTTGTTTCGTTACCGAAATTATTCTTGCCGTTATTAAATAAAATACTCGCTACACCTTGAGTATTGATAAGCAAATCCCCACACCATTTAGTGGTGTCATATGTAAAGATTATATCTATATCACCATCGTTATCAAAATCACCTGACTCCAGATCACGGATGGTTCCAATTTCATCGTTATCGCTTTCCATGATATAAACATCTTTTTGTATAAATCCTGCGTTTCCATCACTGTAGAAAATAACAATCTTATTTTTGTCCATGTTGACAGAATATGATACGGCGAAATCCATATTGCCGTCATGGTTAAAATCAGCAGCGGTTACACCATATGCACAACCTCTGTGTCCGCTGAAATTAGCAACCTCATTCATTTCAAACTTTGGATCGCCATCCTGCCCACTACAGTTATTAATAAAAAGTCTTATAACTCCCTCGATTCCTCCCGCAATAAAATCTTCTTTTCCATCGTTGTTAAAATCAGCATGGGTTGTACCTCCATAACGTAATTGAATATCTTCTTCTAAAATTTCTACTGCTTCATAGCCTCCATCATGGTTTATGTATAATAACGTGTTTGCAGTAAAATCCATGTCGCCATCATTATCATAATCGAATGCCATCACGCTTGCAGTAGCAAGAGTTGTTTTATGAAGAATCTCTCCCTCTCCCCTGTCAAAACAATCTATTAGGGGGTAATCAAATAGAGTAGTCTTTATGTTTTTCGCCTCTATTTTATGGGCTGGACAATCGATTTCTACGTCACCCCCCATCATGTTGGGGGTACCTCCTCCTGTTATGTTGGGGACAACAACAAGAAATGTGGTGGCTATCACACAGGCTTGTATAATCTGATACTTGTTAGCTAGCATTAATATCACCATTCATAAGGCTTATAAATATTTTTTTCTCCGGAGATGTCATTACTGTATAAATGTCACCTCCTAAAAAGTAGCGTTTTGATTTCTTTAGAAAAAAAGAAAAGATAGAAGGGGGTGTAATATTCATCATTTTCTCCCCACGCTAACTGAAGGTAATGTACTCTGTTCTCATGTTGTTGGTTTCATCGCTTTCGTCTACTTGATCGAAGAAGTCCGCTATTACGTTAATCTCTTGGGTTCCCGACATGCTGAATTTGGGTGTATAGGGATATTTGGTTATGCCCGGCCTAAAACCGAGAGCATGATACCAGTTTCCCAGGCATTCCTCGCCAGATTCCTTGTAGTCTTTGTAAAAGTATGTCCACTGTGCCCCAGCATATACTGGACCGATATTTTTCACGTCTGCATGCACCCTCCATTTGCTGAGATGTTTCGTTACCCATATATCTTTTACTACCATATCTGGTTTATAGCCTGTACTCTGGCCATCACTATTCGCAGCTAGCACGCTGGCAAATATTGTTGCAGTCATCAATGCAGCCAACACCATAGTCAATATTTTCCCTTTTCCTTTCATTTTTTTCCTCCGTTTTTGACCCTCTCCGGTAGGGTTCCTTTATTATTCCGCCGGAGCCGTTTTATTTTTGCAGCTCAGCCGCAATAGTATATCTGAAAATAACAGATATAAGTGTCGAAAGTGTTGGAGAAACATCCAACGAAATAGAAGGGTATATAAGGCAAAAATTACTTTTGCAAATAATGAGTGATGAAGAAAACGCCTTGTCATTGGATAAAAAGGCGATGAAAGTATTGGCATCTGAAAGCAGAATAAAAATTTTGAAAAGGATCGATGAAAGGAAAAGGAGGACGGTGTCTCAACTCTCACGCGATATGAATTTAGACAAGTCGACTGTTCATAAACATCTCAAACAACTAGTGGATGCCGGATTTGTTAATAAATTAGATGGAAATAATATATGGGTCTATTATCAACTCACTGGTAAAGGAAAACCCTGGATTGGGCTATAGAA is a window of Candidatus Thermoplasmatota archaeon DNA encoding:
- a CDS encoding 4Fe-4S binding protein, with the protein product MLDVSIYLIREVFHSVKRQIKIYVSRCIFCSQCNDVCPVNCLHMSKEFMLADTDRLSDNLIVE
- a CDS encoding VCBS repeat-containing protein, translated to MLANKYQIIQACVIATTFLVVVPNITGGGTPNMMGGDVEIDCPAHKIEAKNIKTTLFDYPLIDCFDRGEGEILHKTTLATASVMAFDYDNDGDMDFTANTLLYINHDGGYEAVEILEEDIQLRYGGTTHADFNNDGKEDFIAGGIEGVIRLFINNCSGQDGDPKFEMNEVANFSGHRGCAYGVTAADFNHDGNMDFAVSYSVNMDKNKIVIFYSDGNAGFIQKDVYIMESDNDEIGTIRDLESGDFDNDGDIDIIFTYDTTKWCGDLLINTQGVASILFNNGKNNFGNETTIAIRGCPILIGGRYVLLWKEFLTRIGFDRINPQLTSADYDMDGDIDFLWGDNSGKVEIFENDGTGNFTSSGRFIRGIIHDFGRASWGLDSADFDSDGDIDFIVVAANMKELRGYAYLKRNQIKQ
- a CDS encoding CARDB domain-containing protein, translating into MKGKGKILTMVLAALMTATIFASVLAANSDGQSTGYKPDMVVKDIWVTKHLSKWRVHADVKNIGPVYAGAQWTYFYKDYKESGEECLGNWYHALGFRPGITKYPYTPKFSMSGTQEINVIADFFDQVDESDETNNMRTEYITFS
- a CDS encoding VCBS repeat-containing protein yields the protein MKKEHLLKVSLVVGIFCLLGIFYISHVMLCSKDSTDGSILTIKVEPINNMNISFFDGYRVAGFDNTHRALGVTSADFNNDGNMDFAVSYAVKGKGQRISIFLNDGNLSFTKKDVYVFSYSEIDDLDSGDYDNDGDVDLMFTHNEHEWHDGICYNMNGTIKLLFNDGNNCFTKEKIIARRGTGIIGDDEARINPQLSSADYDMDGDIDLLVGDNSGKVEFYLNDGRGNFTAQGVIHDFGRGSWGLASADFDNDGDIDFIVDAENEETPGYGHYYLKRNNVSSGCFASGYGEIVGNLSTGTASLAPIDYDGDGDMDFVTGNIGCFYLFINGNTTYKSKYLGELPRNTGGIDVLVSGVLSSADFNNDGKEDFISGGSQGIVRLFISNIT
- a CDS encoding winged helix-turn-helix domain-containing protein, whose translation is MSDEENALSLDKKAMKVLASESRIKILKRIDERKRRTVSQLSRDMNLDKSTVHKHLKQLVDAGFVNKLDGNNIWVYYQLTGKGKPWIGL